In Phycisphaerae bacterium RAS2, the DNA window CAGGCCTGCAAGCCGCCGGCGTGTCGTTTCACAGCGAGTGCGACACGGAGGTGCTGCTCGCCGCGTACGACCAGCGGCAGGATGATTTCATCGAGTCATTTCGCGGGATGTTCGCGATCGGGCTTTGGGATCGCGCGCGAAACCGCCTGCTGCTCGTTCGTGACCGGCTGGGCATCAAGCCGCTCTACTACTATTGGGACGGTCGAACGCTTGCATTCGCTTCGGAGTTGACGGCCATCGCGGCGCTGCCGGGTCTTCAGCTTGACGTATGTCAGGATGCGATGCGGCAGTATCTTTGGCGTGGTTTCATTCCGTTTCCCTTGTCTATTTACAAGCAGATCCGGAAATTGCCGGCGGGATATCGGTTGAGTATCAATCTCGCGGACCCGCGGCCGGAAGCGGCTCCTTACTGGGATGCTCTGGACTATTATTCGTCTCCGAAGTCGTATGCCGGCCCGATCGAGGCCGTGGATGCGATTGAAGAGGTGTTGAGCGAGGCCGTTCGGCTGCGTCTCATCAGCGATGTGCCGCTGGGGGCCTTTTTGAGCGGAGGCATCGACTCGTCGCTCGTCGTCGCACTAATGCGAAAGGTGCATTCGGGTACCGTTCGAACATTTTCGATCGGCTTTGATGAAGACCGCTGGAACGAAGCGCCGGCGGCCAAACGCATCGCCGAACACCTAGGCACGCAGCACGAAGAAATGTACATTTCGCGCGAGAATCTGCTCGAGCAGGTTCCGTGCGTCAGCCGGCACTATGACGAACCCTTTGCGGACTCGTCCGCCATTCCGACCCTGGCGTTGGCGAAACTGACGCGGCGTCACGTAACGGTGGCGTTGTCCGGCGATGGCGGGGATGAGTTGTTCTGGGGATACGACCAGTACTCGGCGAAGTCGAACGCTATTTTTCCATGGGTGCAGTGGATTCCCGGTGCAGTGCGAAAGTCAATCGGCGCCGGTCTCCGTGCTTTTCGCGGAAGCTCCCTGGAACGGTGGGGACACCTGATTGCCTTCGACGACTTCGCCCAGTTTTATGCCCGAACCGACCATTGGCATCCCTGGACGTTTGCCGGGCTGCACCGTGCAACTGTCAGCATGCATCGGCAGTTGGAGATTGGACGGGAAGTCGCTGCTCGACTCGGTGATCAGGATCGAGATCGCCACATGAGCGCAGCGGACCTCAAGAGCTATCTCGTCGATGACATTCTCACGAAGGTCGATCGTGCGACGATGGCGGTCGCGTTGGAGGCGCGAGTCCCGATCCTGGACCACAAAGTCGTTGAACTGGCTGCAGGGATTCCATATTCAATCAAGAAACATGGAAACGAAAAAAAACACCTGCTCAAGGCGCTGCTCGCGCGACATGTGCCTCGACCGCTCTGGGATCGACCCAAGATGGGCTTTGGTGTTCCGTTGGTTCATTACTTCCGCGGACCGCTTCGGGATTGGGCACGCGATGAATTGTTCAGTCATGACCATTCTCTTTCGGAATGGCTGAACATGAACGTCGTGCAACAGGTTTATGACGAACACGTGAGTGGGCGGCGAGATTGCGCGAGCTTGCTCTGGGCGTGTCTGCAGCTAGCTGGTTGGGATCGGCGGATGCGCGGAATTCGCCAGGAGGCGACATTGACATGTTAAAACAATTACGTCCGCCATCACGAAGATTGGGTCCGACCGGACAGGTGCCGCGATCCGGGCGGCCGAGGATCATGTCATGAATTCAGCACTCGTAACCGGCGCTGCGGGATTCATTGGCTCGCACTTGTGCGAATCGCTGCTGCACGATGGCTGGCGCGTGCTGGGCGTCGACTGCTTTGACGATTTCTATGATCCGGCCGCCAAACATCGCAACATCGCGGGCTTTGCCTCTCATTCGCAGTTCGAGTTGATCAAGGCGGACATCCGCGATGAGGATGCGATGAAGGAGGTGTTGGGCCGGGATGTTAACGTGGTTGTGCATCTTGCCGCGCGCGCCGGAGTTCGACCGTCGATCGAGCGACCGTTGCTCTATCAGGACGTGAACGTTCGCGGAACGAACGTCATGCTGGAAGCGGCGCGGCAAAATGGTCTTAAGCAATTCGTGTTTGCAAGCAGTTCAAGCG includes these proteins:
- the asnB_3 gene encoding Asparagine synthetase [glutamine-hydrolyzing] 1, whose protein sequence is MCGILGVVTFRGAHPSEQSFDCALGLLDHRGPDDRGALHDSLPSGGRISLGQTRLSILDLSPAGHQPMVSERTGTAIVFNGEAYNFREVRAGLQAAGVSFHSECDTEVLLAAYDQRQDDFIESFRGMFAIGLWDRARNRLLLVRDRLGIKPLYYYWDGRTLAFASELTAIAALPGLQLDVCQDAMRQYLWRGFIPFPLSIYKQIRKLPAGYRLSINLADPRPEAAPYWDALDYYSSPKSYAGPIEAVDAIEEVLSEAVRLRLISDVPLGAFLSGGIDSSLVVALMRKVHSGTVRTFSIGFDEDRWNEAPAAKRIAEHLGTQHEEMYISRENLLEQVPCVSRHYDEPFADSSAIPTLALAKLTRRHVTVALSGDGGDELFWGYDQYSAKSNAIFPWVQWIPGAVRKSIGAGLRAFRGSSLERWGHLIAFDDFAQFYARTDHWHPWTFAGLHRATVSMHRQLEIGREVAARLGDQDRDRHMSAADLKSYLVDDILTKVDRATMAVALEARVPILDHKVVELAAGIPYSIKKHGNEKKHLLKALLARHVPRPLWDRPKMGFGVPLVHYFRGPLRDWARDELFSHDHSLSEWLNMNVVQQVYDEHVSGRRDCASLLWACLQLAGWDRRMRGIRQEATLTC